One stretch of Candidatus Bathyarchaeia archaeon DNA includes these proteins:
- the cbiD gene encoding cobalt-precorrin-5B (C(1))-methyltransferase CbiD — translation MPRFLKYGISTGACAAAAAKAAVITLTKECVERVVIPTPIGIRFEIPVKSCSKQNDQATATVIKDAGEDIDVTDGIEITANVQLTDDGEIIITSGEGVGKVTKPGLPIPVGEPAINPVPRKMITEAVQEALPQGKGAKVTVVVPEGAKVAEKTFNAKLGIVGGISILGSTGVVKPLSLEACRRSLVPQIDVAVSRGYSRVFFVPGNIGERITKQLFTVADEQIVQTGDFVGFMLEKAAERDVKEIMFLGHSGKMVKLAAGIFNTHYRMGDARNEVIAAYAASEGADQKAVNTILQANTTEEATELLNKLGLTRVTYDKIAQRIHARVTDRVKSKIKIGIIIVSMEGKVLGADENAKRQEPWLNSS, via the coding sequence ATGCCCCGATTTCTAAAGTATGGCATCAGCACTGGAGCGTGTGCGGCAGCCGCAGCCAAAGCCGCCGTAATCACGTTAACAAAAGAGTGTGTGGAACGCGTGGTTATTCCCACGCCAATTGGCATCCGCTTTGAAATACCAGTTAAATCCTGCAGCAAACAAAACGACCAGGCAACGGCAACCGTGATTAAGGATGCAGGTGAAGACATCGACGTAACCGACGGCATAGAAATAACCGCCAACGTCCAACTAACTGACGACGGCGAAATCATCATAACAAGCGGAGAAGGCGTCGGGAAAGTCACCAAACCAGGCTTACCAATTCCTGTGGGGGAGCCAGCGATTAATCCTGTGCCGCGAAAAATGATTACCGAAGCCGTCCAAGAAGCGCTGCCCCAAGGAAAAGGCGCAAAAGTCACTGTTGTAGTTCCCGAAGGCGCAAAGGTTGCCGAGAAAACGTTTAACGCCAAACTGGGCATCGTGGGCGGAATCTCAATTTTGGGCTCAACAGGCGTGGTCAAGCCGCTGTCGCTTGAAGCTTGCCGCCGTTCACTGGTGCCCCAAATAGACGTAGCTGTTTCCCGCGGCTACAGCAGGGTGTTCTTTGTGCCGGGCAACATCGGCGAAAGAATAACCAAACAGCTGTTCACTGTGGCGGATGAGCAGATTGTGCAGACGGGCGACTTTGTGGGGTTTATGCTGGAGAAAGCCGCTGAGAGGGACGTCAAGGAAATCATGTTTTTGGGGCATTCGGGCAAGATGGTGAAGTTGGCGGCGGGGATTTTTAATACGCATTATCGGATGGGGGATGCGAGAAATGAAGTTATCGCTGCATACGCGGCTTCAGAGGGCGCTGACCAGAAAGCGGTTAACACAATTTTGCAGGCGAACACAACAGAAGAAGCAACCGAACTGCTAAACAAATTGGGTTTAACACGAGTCACATATGACAAAATCGCCCAAAGAATTCACGCTCGGGTCACAGACCGAGTGAAAAGCAAAATCAAGATTGGCATTATAATTGTATCCATGGAGGGCAAGGTTTTGGGGGCAGACGAGAACGCTAAGAGGCAGGAGCCATGGCTAAACTCCTCATAG
- the hemA gene encoding glutamyl-tRNA reductase, producing MAQNLGIINVRITHKTAHVQLLEAVAFKDKQNAYTQVCSLKGVQEAVILQTCNRTELYMVSEEAEKTATSAIEFLANRTKTQKEKATQAIECAFGHEAIGHLLRVTSGLESMVIGEEQVINQVWNAFLEAEQASASGLVLKTLFNRAVNVGRRARRETAIGKGAVSVGSAAVELAEKLLGCLNQKQILIMGAGETGTLVAKAMARRCLTPVFIANRTFERAERLAEELCGRAIRFNERGEALKEADLVFCSTSAPHYLLTKQQISKFIEERQNKTDLIIIDISNPRNVEESIETLPKVKLYNLDDLTLIAERNKEERKKSVQEASAIVEEEAAWLERALKADSVREIISALLSQTEETRQKELAKAFTMMGDVDDREKKIVGDLTCVLLKQMFLPVIENLRRAALNDDSELIEVAMKLFEIKEN from the coding sequence TTGGCACAAAACCTTGGCATAATAAACGTGAGAATCACCCACAAAACGGCTCACGTTCAACTGCTGGAGGCCGTAGCATTCAAGGACAAACAGAATGCTTACACCCAAGTGTGCTCGCTTAAAGGAGTCCAAGAAGCCGTAATTCTGCAAACATGCAACCGCACCGAACTCTACATGGTAAGCGAAGAGGCAGAAAAAACGGCTACATCCGCCATTGAATTCTTGGCAAACCGAACAAAAACCCAGAAGGAAAAAGCCACCCAAGCCATTGAATGCGCATTCGGTCACGAAGCCATTGGCCACCTGCTGCGGGTGACCTCAGGTTTGGAATCCATGGTTATAGGTGAGGAACAAGTCATTAACCAAGTCTGGAATGCTTTTCTGGAAGCAGAACAAGCCAGCGCCAGTGGACTTGTCCTTAAAACTCTGTTTAACCGTGCAGTAAACGTGGGTCGACGGGCAAGACGCGAAACCGCCATCGGCAAAGGCGCCGTCTCGGTGGGTTCTGCTGCAGTAGAGCTTGCCGAAAAGCTACTGGGATGCCTCAACCAAAAACAAATCCTAATCATGGGCGCAGGCGAAACAGGCACCCTTGTCGCCAAAGCCATGGCTAGACGCTGCTTAACCCCTGTGTTTATTGCCAACCGCACCTTCGAACGGGCTGAAAGGTTAGCAGAGGAACTTTGCGGCAGAGCCATCAGATTTAATGAACGCGGCGAGGCACTTAAAGAAGCAGATTTGGTTTTCTGTTCAACCTCTGCCCCACACTACCTGTTAACCAAACAACAAATCTCCAAATTCATCGAGGAACGACAAAACAAAACCGACCTCATAATCATTGATATTTCAAACCCGCGAAACGTTGAAGAATCCATCGAAACGCTCCCGAAGGTGAAGCTCTACAATTTAGATGATTTAACGTTAATTGCGGAACGCAACAAGGAGGAACGCAAAAAAAGCGTTCAAGAAGCCTCCGCAATAGTCGAGGAAGAAGCTGCCTGGTTGGAGCGCGCCCTAAAGGCAGATTCGGTACGGGAAATTATTTCGGCGCTGCTTTCGCAAACCGAAGAAACCCGGCAGAAAGAGCTTGCCAAAGCCTTCACCATGATGGGAGATGTAGATGACCGGGAAAAAAAAATCGTCGGCGACTTAACATGTGTTTTACTTAAGCAGATGTTTCTACCCGTTATTGAAAATCTACGAAGAGCCGCCCTAAACGACGATTCAGAACTTATTGAAGTTGCAATGAAATTATTCGAAATTAAAGAAAATTAA
- the cfbA gene encoding sirohydrochlorin nickelochelatase, which translates to MENVGLVLIGHGSKLPHNRENIEKLAEILRKRGNFEVVDIAFMVRNTPTIAQAIEAIAEKGVKKIVLIPAFLAPGVHTTQEIPELIGIKNEELQLSAKGIEVIYGEPIGSDERLADILEEKALKVIGEKTPKADTAPYGANAPAASKQLYEDSMKLIRPQIADVLAKAPKEQAPVIERVVHATADPEYAKLLVISDQAVKAGIAAIQTGAKIVTDVKMVKMGINEARVKRFGGKIVTYIDEEEATNVANNEFVTRSVAATRLAVNDGLDGAVFLIGNAPTAAFELAEAVKQGKAKPALIVAVPVGYVGAAESKDAVAELPVPYIITKGRKGGSTIAVAIFNALLAMAEASKGN; encoded by the coding sequence ATGGAAAACGTCGGATTAGTCCTGATAGGACACGGTAGCAAACTCCCCCATAACCGGGAAAACATAGAAAAATTAGCAGAGATTCTGCGGAAAAGAGGCAACTTTGAGGTAGTGGACATAGCTTTTATGGTGCGAAACACCCCAACAATTGCCCAAGCCATAGAAGCCATAGCCGAGAAGGGGGTCAAAAAAATTGTGCTCATCCCCGCGTTTCTTGCCCCAGGAGTCCACACCACCCAAGAAATCCCCGAGTTGATCGGCATCAAAAATGAGGAGTTGCAGCTTTCCGCCAAGGGGATTGAGGTAATTTACGGGGAACCTATCGGGTCAGATGAACGTTTAGCGGATATTCTGGAAGAAAAAGCCCTCAAAGTCATAGGTGAAAAAACACCAAAGGCAGATACTGCACCGTACGGCGCAAATGCCCCCGCCGCTTCGAAACAACTTTACGAGGATAGCATGAAACTGATTCGACCTCAAATTGCAGACGTATTGGCAAAAGCGCCAAAAGAGCAGGCGCCCGTCATTGAGCGGGTGGTTCACGCAACAGCCGACCCTGAATACGCAAAGCTGCTGGTTATCAGCGACCAAGCCGTAAAAGCAGGCATAGCAGCCATCCAGACAGGGGCAAAAATCGTAACCGACGTGAAAATGGTGAAAATGGGCATCAACGAGGCACGGGTGAAAAGGTTCGGCGGCAAAATCGTCACTTACATTGATGAAGAAGAAGCCACAAACGTAGCTAACAACGAGTTTGTCACCCGATCCGTTGCTGCAACACGCCTAGCCGTAAACGATGGGCTTGACGGCGCGGTTTTTCTCATTGGAAACGCCCCCACCGCCGCCTTTGAATTAGCCGAAGCAGTAAAGCAAGGCAAAGCTAAACCCGCATTAATTGTTGCCGTGCCTGTGGGGTATGTTGGCGCAGCCGAATCCAAAGATGCCGTAGCCGAATTGCCTGTTCCATACATAATCACGAAGGGACGTAAAGGCGGAAGCACCATCGCCGTAGCAATCTTTAACGCGCTGCTGGCGATGGCTGAAGCGTCAAAAGGGAACTAA